One window from the genome of Mucilaginibacter ginsenosidivorans encodes:
- a CDS encoding DUF2480 family protein — translation MDIQENFVNKVAQSGLVTLDPAAFYPQGERVVYDIKDNLYMELILREKDFREFVKGHDWAQYAGKNVAITCTADAIVPAWAYMLIANKLAPYAKDVVFGDVSVLETVLFEKAMAAMDVEQYRDQRIVIKGCGDTEVPVSAYVELTKKLTPVAKSIMFGEPCSTVPIYKRKD, via the coding sequence ATGGATATCCAGGAAAATTTCGTGAACAAGGTGGCTCAGAGTGGCTTGGTTACGCTTGACCCCGCCGCTTTTTATCCGCAGGGCGAACGTGTGGTGTATGATATTAAGGATAACCTTTATATGGAGCTGATATTGCGCGAGAAGGATTTCAGGGAGTTTGTTAAAGGACACGACTGGGCTCAATATGCCGGTAAAAACGTTGCTATAACCTGCACTGCAGATGCTATAGTACCCGCCTGGGCCTACATGCTTATTGCCAACAAACTGGCTCCTTATGCCAAAGATGTAGTGTTTGGCGACGTTTCGGTACTTGAAACTGTGTTGTTTGAAAAAGCCATGGCCGCTATGGATGTGGAGCAATATCGCGACCAGCGCATCGTTATTAAGGGGTGCGGCGACACCGAGGTACCCGTATCGGCTTATGTTGAATTAACAAAAAAACTGACGCCGGTAGCCAAAAGTATCATGTTCGGTGAGCCCTGCTCGACAGTCCCTATATATAAACGAAAAGACTAA